Proteins encoded together in one Bombus vancouverensis nearcticus chromosome 14, iyBomVanc1_principal, whole genome shotgun sequence window:
- the LOC117161921 gene encoding NPC intracellular cholesterol transporter 2, with amino-acid sequence MAILTYVYVFAVLFIADSMQSSYVPCNAGPSPVSVEILGCSSLPCNLVRGKIVEANVVFNAVENAKSLKPVVDVQLGSGHIPYVLPEQNACKSLVSGQCPLQKGQSATYQLKMPVEKSYPRISLTIQLSLVDEQNKPQVCFKIPAKVVD; translated from the exons ATGGCAATCCTCACCTATG TGTACGTCTTCGCGGTACTCTTCATCGCCGATTCGATGCAATCATCGTACGTGCCCTGTAATGCCGGTCCATCCCCCGTGAGCGTGGAGATCTTGGGATGTTCCTCTTTGCCCTGCAATTTAGTGAGAGGAAAGATCGTTGAGGCTAACGTTGTTTTCAATGCTG TCGAGAATGCAAAATCCCTGAAGCCAGTAGTAGATGTCCAACTTGGAAGTGGCCATATCCCATACGTATTACCGGAACAAAATGCCTGCAAGAGTCTTGTAAGTGGACAGTGTCCATTGCAGAAAGGACAATCAGCTACCTAccaattgaaaatgcccgttgAAAAGAGCTACCCAAGGATCTCTCTGACTATCCAGCTGTCTTTGGTCGATGAACAAAACAAACCCCAAGTATGCTTCAAGATCCCAGCGAAGGTTGTCGACTGA